A genomic segment from Saimiri boliviensis isolate mSaiBol1 chromosome 14, mSaiBol1.pri, whole genome shotgun sequence encodes:
- the ALDH16A1 gene encoding aldehyde dehydrogenase family 16 member A1 isoform X2, which translates to MGVIGLILPPTFSFLEMMWRICPALAVGCTVVALVPPASPTPLLLAQLAGELGSFPGILNVISGPASLGPILASQPAIQKVAFCGALEEGRVLRRSLAGECVELGLALGMESLLLLTDTADVDSAVEGVVDAAWSDRGPGGLRLLIQESVWDEFMRRLQERMQRLRSGPGLDGAVDMGTRGAAACDLAQRFVHEAQSQGAQVFQAGDVPPKRPFYPPTLVSNLPPASPCAQAEVPWPVVVASPFRTAKEALAMANGTPRGGSASVWSERLGQALELGYGLRMGTVWINAHGLRDPSVPTGGCKESGCSWHGGPDGLYEYLRPSGTPTRVSCLSKNMNYDTFGLAVPPTLPAGPEIGPSPAPPYGLFVGGRFQAPGARSSRPIQDASGNLHGYVAEGGAKDIRGAVEAAHQAAPGWAGQSPGARAGLLWALAAALERRKSTLASRLERQGVELKAAEAEVELSARRLRAWGAQAQAQGHTLQVSGLRGPVLRLREPLGVLAVVCPDEWPLLAFVSLLAPALACGNTVVMVPSAACPLLALEVCQDMATLFPAGLANVVTGDQDHLTRCLALHQDVQALWYFGSAQGSQFVEWASAGNLKPVWVSRGCPRAWDQEAEGAGPELGLRAARTKALWLPMGD; encoded by the exons gagTAATTGGCCTCATCCTGCCACCCACGTTCTCCTTCCTTGAGATGATGTGGAGGATTTGCCCGGCCCTGGCTGTGG GCTGCACTGTCGTGGCCCTCGTGCCCCCTGCCTCCCCGACACCCCTCCTACTCGCCCAGCTGGCAGGGGAGCTGGGCTCATTCCCAGGAATCCTGAATGTCATCAGTGGCCCTGCCTCCCTGGggcccatcctggcctcccagccTGCAATCCAGAAGGTGGCCTTTTGCGGAGCCCTGGAG GAAGGACGTGTCCTTCGTCGGAGCCTGGCGGGCGAGTGCGTGGAGCTGGGCCTGGCACTGGGGATGGAGTCGCTGCTGCTGCTGACAGACACAGCGGACGTGGACTCGGCTGTGGAGGGTGTGGTGGACGCCGCCTGGTCCGACCGTGGCCCG GGTGGCCTTAGGCTCCTCATCCAGGAGTCCGTTTGGGATGAGTTCATGAGGCGGCTGCAGGAGCGGATGCAGCGACTTCGGAGTGGACCAGGGCTGGATGGGGCCGTGGACATGGGGACCCGGGGGGCTGCAGCATGTGACCTGGCCCAGCGCTTTGTACATGAGGCCCAGAGCCAGGGTGCACAG GTGTTCCAGGCTGGCGACGTGCCCCCAAAAAGGCCCTTCTATCCCCCAACCTTGGTCTCCAACCTGCCCCCAGCCTCCCCCTGTGCCCAGGCAGAG GTGCCATGGCCTGTGGTCGTGGCCTCCCCCTTCCGCACAGCCAAGGAGGCACTGGCGATGGCCAATGGGACTCCCCGCGGGGGCAGCGCCAGCGTGTGGAgcgagaggctggggcaggcgctGGAGCTGGGCTACGG GCTCCGGATGGGCACCGTCTGGATCAACGCCCACGGCCTCAGAGACCCTTCGGTGCCCACAGGTGGCTGCAAGGAGAGTGGGTGTTCCTGGCACGGGGGCCCCGAC GGGCTATATGAGTATCTGCGGCCCTCAGGGACCCCCACTCGGGTGTCCTGCCTGTCCAAGAACATGAACTATGACACTTTTGGCCTCGCTGTTCCCCCAACCCTGCCGGCTGGGCCTGAAATCGGGCCTAG CCCAGCACCCCCCTATGGGCTCTTCGTGGGGGGCCGTTTCCAGGCTCCTGGGGCCCGAAGCTCCAGGCCCATCCAGGATGCATCCGGCAACCTCCATGGCTATGTGGCTGAAGGCGGAGCCAAGGACATCCGAGGTGCTGTGGAGGCCGCTCACCAAGCTGCCCCTGG CTGGGCGGGCCAGTCCCCAGGGGCCCGGGCGGGCCTGCTGTGGGCCCTGGCGGCCGCACTGGAGCGCCGAAAGTCAACCCTGGCCTCCAGGCTGGAGAGGCAGGGAGTGGAGCTCAAGGCTGCTGAGGCGGAGGTGGAGCTGAGTGCGAGGCGACTTCGGGCATGgggggcccaggcccaggcccaaggCCACACTCTACAG GTATCGGGGCTGAGGGGCCCTGTGCTGCGCCTGCGGGAGCCACTGGGTGTGCTGGCTGTGGTGTGTCCGGATGAGTGGCCCCTGCTGGCCTTCGTGTCCCTGCTCGCTCCTGCCCTAGCCTGCGGCAACACTGTGGTCATGGTGCCCAGCGCAGCCTGTCCCCTGCTGGCCCTGGAGGTCTGCCAG GACATGGCCACCCTGTTCCCAGcgggcctggccaacgtggtgacagGAGACCAGGACCATCTGACCCGCTGCCTGGCCTTGCACCAGGATGTCCAGGCCCTGTGGTATTTCGGATCCGCCCAG GGCTCCCAGTTTGTGGAATGGGCCTCTGCAGGAAACCTCAAGCCAGTGTGGGTGAGCAGGGGCTGTCCGCGGGCCTGGGACCAGGAGGCCGAGGGGGCAGGCCCGGAGCTGGGGCTTCGAGCGGCGCGGACCAAGGCCCTGTGGCTGCCGATGGGGGACTGA